The DNA region ACAAATCCATGAATACAAGCTCCTATGCCCATACCTATGACAATATATGGAATGAGTTTCTTATAATCTTTTAGGCTTTGATAAAAGAGGTTTTTGATAGATATATTCTTTGTGTTTTCACAGCAATTTTGGCTTGAAGTTTCATTGTTACAACAACTCCCTGCTTGTAGCTTTATGGTGCTAAATGAAGTAAGCTTGGTAGGCTTATTAGAAGTAAAAATTGAAGGCTTTGTGTGTATAGAATCTTGCCTAAAATCTTGTTTTAACAATGTTGTTGTATCTAGGGTTTGTAGCAAAATTGAAATAATAAAAATTGCAACACAAAGGACAATAACATAGATTAGAGTGATTTTAAATCCAAAAGCTAAAAATAACATTACAACAATGATAGGATTAATAAGAGGCGAAGTAAAAAGATAAGCAATACAAACACCAAAAGCTACATTTGCCTTAAGCAATGCACGAAGCAAAGGTATAGTAGAACAAGAGCAAAAAGGTGTAAGAGCACCAAGCAAGATAGATTTGATATAGCTAGAATACGAATCTTTTTGCAAATGATTTTTGAATAGATTCTGAGATTTTTGCTGGATTAGAGCTATAAGCATTTGCACCGCAACAAAAAGAACAGACAATTCGACAAAATACAAACAAAAAAGTTTTATGCTTTCTAAAAAACTTACCGACATAACCAATCCTTATTAAAAAATCGAAATATCATTATATCAAAATATATCAATATATTAGAAATATAATCTAAGCTTAAATATTCAGCGATATAAGAATTGCACAATACGGCTACAAAAAAAATCTACATACATTTCACAAATATCAAAATATCACAGATATAATGAGCGTAATTTTTCATAAAGAAGTGAAAAATCCTACAAAACAAGACTCAATACATTAAAGCTTAATGGGATAAATCTTGTGATGAAAATATCACACATTTTTGGTTCTTGTGTTAGCCCATTACCAAGCAA from Helicobacter colisuis includes:
- a CDS encoding permease, whose amino-acid sequence is MSVSFLESIKLFCLYFVELSVLFVAVQMLIALIQQKSQNLFKNHLQKDSYSSYIKSILLGALTPFCSCSTIPLLRALLKANVAFGVCIAYLFTSPLINPIIVVMLFLAFGFKITLIYVIVLCVAIFIISILLQTLDTTTLLKQDFRQDSIHTKPSIFTSNKPTKLTSFSTIKLQAGSCCNNETSSQNCCENTKNISIKNLFYQSLKDYKKLIPYIVIGMGIGACIHGFVPQEFIQNHLSNFGFLGVVFAAFIGVLLYIRVEAIIPIGLALLGVGVHEGIIFSFLIAGAGCSLPELILLQSIFTMRFLAIFVSLILFIAIGFGGIMYLI